One genomic region from bacterium encodes:
- the fabF gene encoding beta-ketoacyl-ACP synthase II, giving the protein MPFRCVITGFGIISPIGTGKEAFWKATCEGRSGVSRITAFDTSSLSVKIAGEVKDFEPLNYMDRKSKKRTDRTTQFAIAATKMAIEDANLDLAKEDLEKIGVIIGAGMGGLGFGEEQHIRFLKEGPKYVSPFLSIIIFAGACSSEVSLQFGLKGPSFTLSTGCSAGSDAIGYAFERIRKGENKIMIAGGAEASIRPIILTSFEVMRALSSRNDDPEHASRPFDAQRDGFVLGEGAGIVILEELQHALDRRAYIYAELAGYGATGDAYHMVAPAPDGKQAARAIELALKQASLKPEDVDYINAHGSSTPLNDKTETLIIKSFFKDHARKLKVSSTKSMIGHPIGAAGSIELISCILGIENSIIPPTINYEYPDPECDLDYVPNKPYQAEINVALSNSFGFGGKNAVLIAKKYAKGDNNRLKAEG; this is encoded by the coding sequence ATTCCTTTTAGATGCGTCATTACCGGCTTTGGTATTATTAGCCCTATTGGGACAGGCAAGGAGGCCTTCTGGAAGGCTACCTGTGAAGGAAGGTCTGGCGTGAGTAGAATAACCGCTTTTGATACCTCATCTTTATCCGTAAAGATAGCCGGTGAAGTCAAAGATTTTGAGCCGCTAAATTATATGGACAGGAAAAGTAAAAAAAGAACCGATCGAACCACTCAATTTGCCATAGCCGCTACTAAAATGGCGATAGAAGATGCTAATCTTGATTTGGCTAAGGAAGATTTAGAAAAGATTGGCGTGATTATAGGTGCGGGTATGGGCGGATTAGGATTTGGCGAGGAACAACATATCCGGTTTTTAAAAGAAGGCCCGAAGTATGTAAGTCCTTTTCTCTCTATTATAATCTTTGCCGGTGCCTGCTCAAGTGAGGTATCTTTACAATTTGGGTTAAAGGGTCCAAGTTTTACTCTTTCTACCGGGTGTTCGGCCGGAAGTGATGCCATTGGTTATGCCTTTGAGCGGATTAGAAAAGGAGAGAACAAAATAATGATAGCGGGTGGCGCTGAAGCCTCAATCAGACCTATTATCTTAACCTCCTTTGAGGTTATGAGGGCTTTATCCTCACGGAATGATGACCCTGAACATGCCAGCCGACCTTTTGATGCTCAGCGTGATGGGTTTGTCTTAGGAGAAGGGGCCGGGATTGTAATATTAGAGGAACTCCAACATGCCCTGGATCGCCGGGCCTATATCTATGCTGAATTAGCCGGCTATGGCGCTACGGGTGATGCCTATCATATGGTGGCCCCGGCCCCAGATGGAAAGCAAGCCGCCAGGGCCATTGAATTAGCCCTTAAACAAGCCAGTCTGAAACCAGAGGATGTAGACTATATCAATGCCCACGGAAGCTCCACCCCCTTAAACGATAAAACGGAAACCTTAATCATAAAGAGTTTCTTCAAAGACCATGCCCGTAAATTAAAGGTAAGTTCCACTAAATCTATGATTGGGCATCCCATAGGGGCGGCCGGAAGCATTGAGTTGATAAGCTGTATATTAGGGATAGAAAATAGTATCATCCCCCCTACTATTAATTATGAGTATCCTGACCCGGAATGCGACCTCGATTATGTGCCCAATAAACCTTACCAGGCAGAGATAAATGTGGCTTTATCTAACTCCTTTGGTTTTGGTGGAAAAAATGCGGTTTTAATAGCTAAAAAGTATGCCAAGGGGGATAACAATAGGCTGAAGGCTGAAGGCTGA
- a CDS encoding SRPBCC family protein, with amino-acid sequence MIRTENTIIINAPGDKVFSVVSDFEAWPQFIPAYQEVKIVKKEDNRLVIERKGEVRGKPVFWKSEVKLEPPASIKSKQVEGPIPDMEIEWCLEETEGGTRIILSHNFEYKKIPLLGYIIGRLIVAKIVYKMADETLQAIKNRVENQV; translated from the coding sequence TTGATTCGGACAGAAAATACCATCATCATTAATGCCCCTGGTGATAAGGTCTTCTCGGTGGTCTCCGACTTTGAGGCCTGGCCTCAGTTCATCCCTGCTTACCAGGAGGTGAAGATTGTTAAAAAAGAAGACAACCGACTGGTGATTGAAAGAAAAGGAGAGGTGAGAGGGAAACCGGTTTTTTGGAAATCAGAGGTGAAGCTTGAACCACCGGCTTCGATCAAGTCAAAGCAGGTTGAAGGCCCCATTCCTGATATGGAGATCGAGTGGTGCCTTGAAGAGACGGAGGGGGGAACCAGGATAATCTTAAGCCATAACTTTGAGTACAAAAAGATACCTCTCCTGGGTTATATTATTGGCAGATTGATTGTAGCTAAAATTGTTTACAAGATGGCCGACGAAACCTTACAGGCCATTAAAAATAGGGTCGAAAATCAGGTGTAA